A portion of the Blautia hansenii DSM 20583 genome contains these proteins:
- a CDS encoding SpoVA/SpoVAEb family sporulation membrane protein yields the protein MDAKQYEKYVKEKTPTHNLFLNMLGAFVSGGAICTIGQVILNICENMGLDKEISGSWTSLLLILFSVVLTGFNIYPKLAKWGGAGTLVPITGFANSVAAPAIEYQKEGQVFGIGCKIFIIAGPVILYGVLTSSLLGLIYYFLHIWGIV from the coding sequence ATGGACGCAAAGCAATATGAAAAATATGTCAAGGAAAAGACGCCAACGCATAATTTATTTTTAAATATGCTGGGAGCTTTTGTAAGTGGTGGAGCAATTTGTACTATTGGACAAGTGATTTTAAATATCTGTGAGAATATGGGGCTGGATAAAGAAATCAGCGGCAGTTGGACTTCCTTGCTTTTAATTTTGTTCAGTGTAGTTCTTACAGGATTTAATATTTATCCGAAACTGGCGAAATGGGGCGGTGCAGGGACTTTAGTTCCGATTACGGGTTTTGCCAATTCTGTGGCGGCGCCTGCTATTGAATATCAGAAGGAGGGACAGGTTTTCGGAATTGGATGTAAAATCTTTATTATAGCCGGACCTGTTATTTTATACGGAGTTTTAACATCTTCCCTGTTAGGATTGATTTATTACTTTTTGCATATATGGGGGATTGTGTAA
- a CDS encoding anti-sigma factor antagonist (This anti-anti-sigma factor, or anti-sigma factor antagonist, belongs to a family that includes characterized members SpoIIAA, RsbV, RsfA, and RsfB.), which produces MSLNLYVEMMLINERVIVKMEDRIKKRGNQLIVYVPKELDHHFAEQITPQVDKELDKGLIKQLVFDFSETGFMDSSGIGMIMGRKRILSYSKGTVAAIHVNDRVLKIMQLSGIYKHIEISQEPVWNYRVR; this is translated from the coding sequence ATGAGTTTAAATTTGTATGTAGAAATGATGCTTATAAATGAAAGGGTGATAGTGAAGATGGAGGATAGAATTAAGAAGCGTGGAAATCAGTTGATTGTGTATGTTCCAAAGGAATTAGACCATCATTTTGCAGAGCAGATTACCCCGCAGGTGGATAAGGAGCTGGATAAGGGGTTGATAAAGCAGCTGGTGTTTGATTTTTCGGAAACGGGTTTTATGGACAGTTCGGGAATTGGCATGATAATGGGCAGAAAGCGGATTTTAAGTTACAGCAAGGGGACGGTGGCAGCAATCCATGTAAATGACAGAGTTTTGAAGATTATGCAGCTTTCCGGTATTTACAAGCACATTGAAATCAGTCAGGAGCCGGTATGGAATTATAGAGTGAGATAG
- a CDS encoding stage V sporulation protein AA produces the protein MSEILYIQTEKNVEVQSPEIYLQDVAKLTCKDSKVLNRNKVRKVFSIPNGEPGRYVVSAVDLVHAIAKEEPNVDITHIGEANLVVTYEKAKHQQKWYSWLKTLLVCVLTFFGGAFSIMTFNTDVDTANLFSKIYTQFTGEIATGPTILEFTYSVGIGIGVVFFFNHFGKGKLTQDPTPVEVQMRLYEDDVNKTLIADKNRSKKTQKGENA, from the coding sequence ATGAGTGAAATTTTGTATATACAGACAGAGAAAAATGTAGAAGTACAAAGTCCTGAAATATATTTACAGGATGTGGCGAAACTTACATGTAAGGACAGTAAAGTGTTAAATAGAAATAAAGTAAGAAAGGTTTTTTCTATTCCAAATGGGGAACCGGGAAGGTATGTGGTTTCTGCGGTGGATTTAGTTCATGCAATAGCAAAAGAGGAACCTAATGTAGACATTACCCATATTGGTGAGGCAAATCTTGTTGTTACTTACGAGAAAGCAAAGCATCAACAAAAATGGTATAGCTGGTTAAAGACATTATTGGTCTGTGTGCTGACTTTTTTTGGAGGTGCTTTTTCTATTATGACCTTTAACACAGATGTGGATACTGCCAATTTATTTTCTAAAATCTATACGCAGTTTACAGGTGAAATAGCCACAGGTCCTACGATTTTGGAATTTACTTATTCGGTGGGAATTGGAATTGGTGTTGTTTTTTTCTTTAACCATTTTGGGAAAGGCAAGCTTACGCAGGACCCGACTCCGGTGGAAGTACAGATGCGGCTTTATGAGGATGACGTAAATAAAACGCTTATTGCAGATAAAAATCGCAGCAAGAAAACACAGAAGGGGGAAAATGCTTAA
- a CDS encoding stage V sporulation protein AD — protein sequence MEQIVGKQSIQFQQAAHILSGAAIVGKKEGDGPLGKYFDKIGEEEGLFGCTSWEEAESNLQKEAVSMAIEKAGIEKWQLRMIYAGDLLAQTIASSFGIMGFDTPIYGLYGACSTMGEALSLSAMAVSGGYAPYVAAVTSSHFGSAEKEFRFPLGYGNQRPLSATWTVTGSGACILGTKGGKARIAGITTGKIVDYGFKDSLNMGACMAPAACDTIYQNLMDFNRLPEDYDRIITGDLGEVGQRILFDLMKEKGFDIEKQHMDCGIEIFDSNTQDTHAGGSGCGCAAVTFVSYILPKIEKGEWKRILFVPTGALLSKVSFNEGKSVPGIAQAVVIEHC from the coding sequence ATGGAACAGATTGTAGGAAAGCAGAGTATACAGTTTCAGCAGGCTGCCCATATATTAAGCGGGGCAGCTATTGTAGGGAAAAAAGAGGGAGACGGTCCTCTTGGCAAATATTTTGATAAAATTGGAGAGGAAGAGGGACTATTTGGATGTACTTCGTGGGAAGAAGCGGAAAGTAATCTGCAAAAGGAAGCAGTATCTATGGCGATTGAAAAAGCCGGTATTGAAAAGTGGCAGCTTCGTATGATTTATGCAGGGGATTTGCTGGCTCAGACAATAGCGTCTTCCTTTGGAATTATGGGCTTTGATACTCCTATATACGGACTTTACGGAGCGTGCTCCACAATGGGGGAAGCCCTTTCTCTTTCGGCGATGGCTGTTTCAGGAGGGTATGCGCCTTATGTTGCAGCCGTGACGTCCAGCCATTTTGGCAGTGCGGAAAAAGAATTTCGATTTCCTTTAGGATACGGAAATCAGAGACCTTTATCAGCTACATGGACAGTGACAGGCAGCGGCGCATGTATTTTGGGAACGAAAGGCGGAAAAGCCAGAATTGCAGGAATTACAACAGGAAAAATTGTGGACTACGGCTTTAAGGACTCCTTAAATATGGGGGCTTGCATGGCGCCTGCTGCCTGCGATACCATTTACCAAAATCTTATGGATTTCAATCGTCTGCCGGAAGACTATGACAGAATTATCACCGGTGATTTAGGAGAAGTGGGACAGAGAATTCTTTTTGACTTAATGAAAGAAAAAGGTTTTGATATTGAAAAACAGCACATGGATTGCGGCATAGAAATTTTTGATTCAAATACGCAGGATACCCATGCAGGAGGAAGCGGCTGCGGCTGTGCTGCGGTTACTTTCGTTTCTTATATTCTTCCTAAAATAGAAAAGGGAGAGTGGAAACGTATCCTGTTTGTGCCTACGGGAGCGCTGCTTTCAAAGGTCAGCTTTAATGAAGGAAAAAGTGTGCCGGGCATTGCTCAGGCAGTAGTCATTGAACATTGTTAG
- the spoVAE gene encoding stage V sporulation protein AE, producing MEYINAFWVGGLICALVQILLEKTKLLPGRVMVLLVCTGAVLGSFGIYDKLIDFAGAGASVPLLGFGNTLFQGVKKAISEHGFLGIFMGGFTASAVGISAALIFSYAASLIFKPKMKN from the coding sequence ATGGAATACATCAATGCGTTTTGGGTAGGGGGATTGATTTGTGCACTGGTGCAGATATTATTAGAGAAGACAAAGCTGTTGCCCGGAAGGGTAATGGTTTTGCTGGTGTGCACAGGAGCGGTATTGGGAAGCTTTGGTATTTATGATAAATTAATTGACTTTGCAGGGGCAGGAGCAAGCGTTCCCTTATTGGGATTTGGGAATACCTTGTTCCAAGGAGTAAAAAAGGCAATTTCAGAGCATGGATTTTTAGGGATTTTTATGGGTGGTTTTACTGCCAGTGCGGTGGGAATTTCCGCAGCGCTGATTTTTTCCTATGCGGCAAGTCTGATTTTTAAGCCAAAGATGAAAAACTAA
- a CDS encoding sulfatase-like hydrolase/transferase has protein sequence MKEIKKVFCLKYLNMFSVPLQMLAVCVGYFFIEAMSRHSIWNAWEFLQERPLVFFYNAFLIFTTTLIVYLFRRRVFVRTILFIFWMGLGIINGVLLTTRVTPFTGPDLHMITDAVQIADRYLSPFFFWVVMIVAVIAIIGLIILFIKGPKYQGKLSYKVNVPLIIAGVLAFAGTTKLALEKRVLSNYFGNIAFAYEDYGYPYCLATTVFNTGISSPREYSKGVIDEIQKSEENLAETGEKRPNILFLQLESFFDPTLVEYLEVSEDPIPNFRKMMNDYSSGYFKVPSVGAGTANTEFESITGMSMRYFGPGEYPYKSILKETTCESAPYVLKGLGYGTHAIHNNEANFYGRKNVFANLGFDTFTSEEYMATQDDTNPNDWMRDRNLTRYILEAMESTPQPDYVYTISVQGHGDYPEEPVLENPKITVKGSSTQAENYKWEYYCNQIYEMDQFVKELTDELSKLDEDVVLVMYGDHLPTMGLKVTDVKNKYLFQTQYVIWDNMGLEKKDKNLAAYQIAAEVMDRVGIHEGNIFRFHQARRNTKNYQVDLETLQYDILYGEKYTYGGKNPFQRTKTHLGVKEAELHGIDTLGETQYYIKGANFTQSSFMEINGELAEANFVDENTLLLLNTALKEGDVVDVAMRSNSSTHRVLTRTEKYIYHEPIEGSSSAELELIVTEEPETAVTEESQKEKEE, from the coding sequence ATGAAAGAAATAAAAAAAGTATTTTGTCTGAAATACCTTAATATGTTTTCTGTTCCTCTGCAAATGCTGGCAGTCTGTGTGGGATATTTCTTTATTGAAGCAATGTCCAGACATTCTATCTGGAATGCGTGGGAATTTTTACAGGAACGCCCGTTGGTATTCTTTTACAATGCGTTTCTCATATTTACCACTACATTGATTGTATATCTGTTCCGCAGACGTGTGTTTGTGCGAACGATTTTGTTTATTTTCTGGATGGGACTTGGAATTATTAACGGTGTGCTGCTTACTACACGTGTTACGCCGTTTACCGGTCCTGACTTACACATGATTACAGATGCTGTCCAGATTGCAGACAGATATTTGTCACCTTTCTTTTTCTGGGTAGTAATGATTGTAGCGGTTATTGCGATTATCGGTTTGATTATTTTGTTTATAAAAGGACCGAAATATCAGGGAAAACTCAGCTATAAGGTCAATGTGCCTTTGATTATTGCAGGGGTTCTCGCTTTTGCGGGCACAACAAAATTGGCATTGGAAAAGAGGGTGCTTTCCAACTATTTTGGAAACATTGCTTTTGCTTACGAGGATTATGGATACCCCTATTGTCTGGCAACCACTGTGTTTAACACAGGAATTTCTTCACCGAGAGAATATTCCAAGGGTGTCATTGATGAAATTCAGAAAAGTGAGGAAAATCTGGCAGAAACAGGGGAGAAAAGACCAAATATTCTGTTTTTACAGTTGGAGTCCTTTTTTGACCCGACTTTGGTAGAGTATCTGGAGGTATCGGAAGACCCTATTCCGAATTTCAGAAAAATGATGAATGATTATTCTTCCGGTTACTTTAAAGTTCCTTCCGTAGGGGCGGGTACAGCCAATACAGAGTTTGAGTCTATTACCGGAATGAGCATGCGTTATTTTGGACCGGGTGAATATCCGTATAAAAGTATTTTGAAAGAAACCACCTGTGAAAGCGCTCCTTATGTATTAAAGGGGCTGGGTTACGGAACTCATGCAATTCATAATAACGAAGCGAATTTCTATGGAAGAAAAAATGTTTTTGCAAATCTGGGATTTGATACCTTTACTTCGGAGGAATACATGGCAACACAGGACGATACTAATCCTAATGACTGGATGCGTGACAGAAACCTGACCAGATATATTCTGGAAGCAATGGAGTCCACACCGCAGCCGGATTATGTATACACGATTTCCGTACAGGGACATGGAGATTATCCTGAAGAACCGGTATTGGAAAATCCAAAGATTACAGTAAAAGGCTCAAGTACGCAGGCAGAAAATTATAAATGGGAGTATTATTGCAACCAGATTTATGAAATGGATCAGTTTGTAAAAGAGCTGACAGACGAGCTTTCCAAGCTGGATGAAGACGTTGTGTTGGTTATGTATGGAGACCATCTTCCGACTATGGGACTGAAGGTTACCGATGTAAAAAATAAATATCTTTTCCAGACACAGTATGTGATTTGGGACAATATGGGACTGGAAAAGAAAGATAAAAATCTGGCAGCTTATCAGATTGCAGCCGAGGTTATGGACAGAGTCGGTATTCATGAGGGAAATATTTTCCGTTTCCATCAGGCAAGAAGAAATACAAAAAATTATCAGGTGGATTTAGAAACGCTCCAATATGATATTTTATATGGTGAAAAATACACATACGGAGGGAAAAATCCTTTCCAGAGAACAAAAACACATTTGGGTGTAAAGGAAGCAGAGCTTCATGGAATTGATACTCTGGGTGAAACACAGTATTATATCAAAGGCGCAAACTTTACACAGTCCTCATTTATGGAAATAAACGGGGAATTGGCAGAGGCGAATTTTGTAGATGAAAATACATTGCTTTTGTTAAACACCGCCTTAAAAGAAGGGGATGTTGTAGATGTTGCAATGCGAAGCAACAGTTCTACCCACAGAGTGCTTACAAGAACAGAAAAGTATATTTACCATGAACCAATCGAAGGAAGTTCAAGCGCAGAGTTGGAATTGATTGTCACGGAAGAGCCGGAAACCGCTGTGACAGAAGAAAGTCAGAAGGAAAAAGAGGAATAA
- a CDS encoding bifunctional folylpolyglutamate synthase/dihydrofolate synthase, which yields MFTYDEAVNYIEDIPKFTTKNKLEHTRKCLDMLDSPDKDRKIIHVAGTNGKGSVCAFLSTMLEAHGFRCGLFTSPHLVKINERFQINEVMVSDEAFLEAFLRVKKLADELLEAGDYHPTYFEFLFLMGMVIFQKENVDYIILETGLGGRLDATNAVLNPIACVITSISLDHVEYLGNTIAQIAGEKAGIIKPQVPVIFDGNNQEAAEVIKKRAHELGCPWCEVKEENQKLLDFTPEGIHFISRSAAYGDTELFVPFTAKYQMMNASLALETMGVLKEYHGMEKAELVHGMKNTRWQGRMETILPGVIVDGAHNEDGIAKFVETVRHFQKDYEITLLFTTVSDKEFPDMIAKICDGLHFTNVVTTEIWGSRKQSALELAGLFKENGCENVLVETNPEKAFEEAYKLKKDGLLFVVGSLYLVGEIKDYVRRRVHD from the coding sequence TTGTTTACTTATGACGAAGCGGTAAATTATATAGAAGATATACCGAAGTTTACAACGAAAAATAAATTAGAACACACCAGGAAATGTCTGGATATGCTGGACAGCCCTGATAAAGATAGAAAAATTATTCATGTTGCAGGAACAAACGGAAAGGGAAGTGTCTGTGCTTTTCTTTCTACCATGTTGGAAGCCCACGGTTTTCGATGCGGGTTATTCACATCTCCTCATCTTGTAAAAATTAATGAGCGTTTTCAGATTAACGAGGTAATGGTTTCGGACGAGGCCTTTTTAGAAGCCTTTTTACGTGTGAAAAAGCTGGCAGATGAGCTTTTAGAGGCAGGAGATTATCATCCTACTTATTTTGAATTTCTTTTCCTTATGGGAATGGTGATTTTCCAGAAGGAAAATGTGGATTATATCATTTTGGAAACCGGTTTAGGTGGAAGACTGGATGCTACAAACGCTGTATTAAATCCTATTGCCTGTGTGATTACATCCATTAGCCTTGACCATGTAGAATATTTGGGAAATACCATTGCACAGATTGCAGGAGAAAAGGCAGGAATTATAAAACCGCAGGTTCCGGTAATCTTTGACGGAAATAATCAGGAAGCGGCAGAAGTAATAAAAAAGAGAGCGCATGAGTTAGGATGTCCTTGGTGTGAAGTGAAAGAAGAAAACCAGAAGCTTTTGGATTTTACACCGGAAGGAATTCATTTTATCAGCCGTTCAGCTGCTTATGGGGACACGGAATTATTTGTTCCTTTTACTGCAAAATATCAGATGATGAACGCTTCTCTGGCTCTGGAAACCATGGGTGTTTTGAAGGAATATCATGGTATGGAAAAGGCAGAGTTGGTGCATGGTATGAAAAATACCCGCTGGCAGGGGCGTATGGAAACCATACTTCCCGGTGTCATTGTAGACGGAGCGCATAATGAGGACGGCATTGCAAAGTTTGTAGAGACTGTTCGTCATTTCCAGAAGGATTATGAAATTACATTGTTATTTACCACGGTTTCTGACAAGGAGTTTCCTGATATGATTGCAAAAATCTGTGACGGGCTTCATTTTACCAATGTTGTGACAACAGAAATCTGGGGAAGCAGAAAACAGTCAGCTTTGGAGCTTGCTGGACTGTTCAAGGAAAACGGATGTGAAAACGTTTTGGTGGAAACAAATCCGGAAAAAGCTTTTGAAGAGGCTTATAAGCTGAAAAAAGACGGGCTGCTGTTCGTGGTAGGTTCTTTATATCTTGTAGGGGAGATTAAGGACTATGTAAGGAGGAGAGTACATGATTAA
- the spoIIAB gene encoding anti-sigma F factor — protein MNRDNKMVLEVESRSCNEGLARIAVAAFSTQLNPTLEEVADIKTAVSEAITNCIVHAYQKETDMITIECSRFQRELTVVVQDKGKGIEDVEKAMQPLFTTKPEQDRSGMGFAFMEAFMDEVLVESRLGEGTTVTMKKTIGRQKDVFE, from the coding sequence ATGAACCGGGATAATAAAATGGTTCTGGAGGTAGAAAGTCGTTCCTGCAATGAGGGACTGGCAAGAATTGCGGTGGCTGCGTTCAGCACACAGTTAAATCCTACACTGGAGGAGGTCGCAGACATAAAAACAGCCGTATCGGAGGCAATTACAAACTGTATCGTGCATGCGTATCAAAAAGAGACAGATATGATTACCATAGAATGCAGCCGCTTTCAAAGAGAATTAACGGTAGTGGTACAGGACAAAGGAAAAGGAATTGAAGATGTGGAAAAGGCAATGCAGCCTCTTTTTACTACAAAGCCTGAGCAGGACAGGTCGGGAATGGGATTTGCTTTTATGGAAGCTTTTATGGACGAGGTACTTGTAGAGTCCAGACTTGGCGAAGGGACAACCGTAACCATGAAAAAAACAATCGGCAGACAGAAAGACGTCTTTGAGTAG
- a CDS encoding stage V sporulation protein AB yields the protein MWQGEILAGIAGLCGGAVVAVALAAFIIELGIIPRFAGITHTANHIFLYENCLMLGSFLGNLIYIYHLSVPFGKIFAGVTGFFFGMFLGGWIIALVEVVNVFAVMARRLGLKKGIGWIVICIAVGKTLGSLFQFFIA from the coding sequence ATGTGGCAGGGGGAAATTCTGGCAGGTATTGCAGGGCTTTGCGGCGGTGCAGTAGTAGCGGTGGCTCTGGCAGCGTTTATTATAGAACTGGGAATTATTCCACGCTTTGCAGGGATTACTCATACGGCGAACCACATTTTTCTATACGAAAATTGTCTGATGCTTGGAAGCTTTTTGGGAAATCTGATTTATATTTATCATCTGTCTGTTCCTTTTGGAAAAATTTTTGCAGGTGTTACAGGGTTTTTCTTTGGGATGTTTTTAGGGGGCTGGATTATTGCCCTTGTAGAAGTGGTAAATGTGTTTGCCGTGATGGCAAGGCGTTTGGGACTGAAGAAGGGGATTGGATGGATTGTAATTTGTATTGCAGTAGGGAAAACACTAGGAAGTCTTTTCCAATTTTTTATTGCATAA
- a CDS encoding tetratricopeptide repeat protein, with the protein MNCVVCQTVLTASDYCPKCGCNVKALKKIDALSNFYYNQGLEKAQIRDLSGAITCLKRSLKMNKMNIQARNLLGLVYFETGEVVAALSEWVISKNMMPEGNLASAYIDKLQKNTNRLDMINTSIKKYNQCLEYCRNGNLDMAKMQLKKVLTNNPKLIKGYHLLALIYIHEGEYEKARKQLKAAAKIDKTNTTTLRFLREIEEQTGRATNLDSRFKMREKEDEKQNGSIVYKSGNDTIIQPPEYKEKSITNTLVNLLLGLLVGAAALWFLIVPAKTQKINQEANKKVVEYSGKMATISAELARMQEEMEASTESVNTAQTQIQEAGEKAAAYENLIKAWQAHQEGNSDTAANAIEGVNAELLSVEAKSMYDSIMKSVGSTVRKKYVNEASAALESGDYDTAIAGLEKALNIGKQDKNTMFQLAQAYDKKGDKENANQWYQKIIDEFPGTKAASDAKDYLEANGGSDQAPAEGEGDGEVPTEDGGETDGEIQSGETIEE; encoded by the coding sequence ATGAATTGTGTTGTATGTCAAACAGTACTGACAGCTTCTGATTATTGCCCGAAATGCGGATGTAATGTAAAGGCACTGAAGAAAATCGATGCTTTATCCAATTTTTATTATAATCAGGGACTTGAAAAGGCTCAAATTCGGGATTTATCAGGAGCAATTACCTGCTTGAAACGAAGTCTGAAAATGAATAAAATGAATATACAGGCAAGAAATCTTCTTGGTCTGGTATATTTTGAAACGGGAGAAGTGGTTGCTGCCTTAAGCGAATGGGTAATCAGCAAAAATATGATGCCTGAGGGCAATCTGGCAAGCGCATATATTGACAAGCTGCAAAAAAATACCAATCGCCTTGATATGATTAATACAAGCATTAAAAAATATAATCAATGTCTGGAATATTGCCGAAACGGTAATCTGGATATGGCGAAAATGCAGCTGAAAAAAGTGCTTACTAACAATCCAAAGCTGATTAAAGGTTATCATTTACTGGCGCTTATTTATATTCATGAGGGTGAGTATGAGAAAGCCAGAAAACAACTGAAAGCAGCGGCAAAGATTGATAAGACCAATACCACGACTCTTCGTTTTTTAAGAGAAATTGAGGAGCAGACAGGCAGAGCTACAAATCTGGACTCTCGTTTTAAAATGAGAGAAAAAGAGGATGAAAAGCAAAACGGAAGTATTGTATATAAGTCCGGCAATGATACCATTATTCAGCCGCCGGAATATAAAGAAAAGAGCATTACCAATACCTTGGTAAACCTGCTTTTGGGGCTTTTGGTAGGCGCTGCGGCTCTCTGGTTTTTGATTGTGCCTGCAAAGACACAGAAAATCAATCAGGAAGCCAACAAAAAGGTTGTGGAATACAGCGGAAAAATGGCAACCATATCTGCGGAGCTTGCCCGTATGCAGGAGGAGATGGAGGCTTCAACCGAGTCTGTCAATACAGCGCAGACGCAAATTCAGGAAGCAGGAGAAAAGGCAGCGGCTTATGAAAACCTCATAAAAGCGTGGCAGGCACATCAGGAAGGAAATTCCGATACAGCAGCCAATGCCATTGAAGGCGTTAATGCAGAGCTTCTTTCCGTAGAAGCAAAGAGCATGTATGACAGCATTATGAAATCCGTAGGTTCTACGGTGCGCAAAAAATATGTAAATGAAGCTTCGGCTGCTTTGGAAAGCGGAGATTATGATACCGCCATCGCCGGCTTGGAAAAAGCTCTGAATATTGGAAAACAGGATAAAAATACCATGTTCCAGTTAGCACAGGCCTATGACAAAAAAGGCGATAAAGAAAACGCAAATCAGTGGTATCAGAAAATTATAGATGAATTCCCCGGAACAAAAGCAGCTTCCGATGCAAAGGATTATCTGGAGGCAAACGGCGGTTCTGACCAAGCTCCGGCAGAAGGTGAAGGAGACGGAGAAGTCCCAACGGAAGACGGGGGAGAGACAGACGGAGAAATACAGTCAGGGGAAACCATAGAAGAATAA
- a CDS encoding SigF/SigG family RNA polymerase sporulation sigma factor: MDDILALIGRAHQGDKSARDILTEKNMGLVHSIARRFQNRGAELEDLVQIGCIGLLKAIDKFDLSYEVRFSTYAVPMITGEIKRFLRDDGMVKVSRSLKEAAGKAYAVREELLMKTGQEPSMEEIAKELSVSEEELIMAMESSAQVESLQKTIYQSDGSDIALEDKLPYEKDEQEEVLDKLLLEDILGSLNARERELIYLRFFKEKTQTSIAKMMGMSQVQVSRLEKKILKALRERI, from the coding sequence ATGGATGATATCCTTGCCCTTATCGGGCGTGCACACCAAGGAGATAAGAGCGCAAGAGATATACTTACAGAGAAAAATATGGGGCTGGTACATAGTATTGCCAGAAGATTTCAAAATAGAGGGGCTGAGTTGGAAGACTTAGTACAGATAGGCTGTATCGGACTTTTAAAAGCCATAGACAAATTTGATTTAAGCTATGAAGTGAGGTTTTCCACATACGCAGTGCCTATGATAACAGGAGAAATTAAACGTTTTTTAAGAGATGACGGTATGGTAAAGGTGAGCCGTTCCTTAAAAGAGGCAGCGGGAAAGGCTTATGCAGTCAGGGAAGAATTGCTGATGAAAACGGGGCAGGAGCCGTCTATGGAGGAAATTGCAAAGGAATTGTCTGTATCAGAAGAAGAACTGATTATGGCGATGGAGTCTTCGGCACAGGTGGAGTCCTTGCAGAAGACCATTTATCAAAGCGATGGCAGCGATATTGCTTTGGAGGATAAGCTGCCTTATGAAAAAGATGAACAGGAGGAGGTTTTGGACAAGCTTCTTTTAGAAGATATATTGGGGAGCTTAAATGCCAGAGAAAGAGAGCTGATTTATCTGCGCTTTTTTAAAGAGAAGACACAAACCAGCATTGCCAAAATGATGGGAATGTCTCAGGTACAGGTTTCCAGACTGGAAAAGAAAATTTTAAAGGCATTAAGAGAACGGATATAA